The Mangrovivirga cuniculi genomic sequence AAGATTTTTACTTGAAAATTTAATTAAAATCAGTAAAGACCAGGAGGAACTTTTTCAATCTCTTTCAAAACTTGACAATAGTGATCCTCGTTATAAATCACTGTCTAATAAGCAACTAGAAATAAAAAATGATTCTAAAATTATTGAAGACAGCTTGCGAAGCCTGGCTTCAAGAGTTTTTGTGATTGAAGCGACAGTAACCCGGGAGCTTGCTTCAATGAATAAACAAATAGATGAAGCGGTAACTCTTTTAAAGGAGAAAAAAGTTAAGGAAGCAGTAGCTGATCAGCAATTTGCAATGATGCATATGAACAATTTGGCCTTATTATTAGATGACGTTATGCAGCAAATGCAACAAGCGATGGCTAATGCAATGGGTATGCCTAATAATAAAGATGGTAAACAACAAGGAATGCCAGGCTTAAAACAGCTTCAGCAACAATTGAGTGATAAAATAGAGCAACTAAAGAAAAGTGGTAAAACAGGAAGGCAACTTTCTGAAGAACTTGCTCGTTATGCAGCAGAACAGGAGAGAATAAGAAGAATGATGGAGGAAATGAAAGAGGAGCTAAATAACGAAGATGGAGGTTCTGGAATAGGTGGTGATATTATAAAGAAAATGGAGGAAAATGAAGAAGACCTCGTTAACAAGAATATCACGGAAAAAACCATCGAGCGTCAAAAAGAAATCATGACTCGAATGCTTGAATTTGAAAAAGCAATGAAAGAAAGAGAAATGGACGATGAACGAAAAGGGGAGACGGCTAAGGAGGATTACCAGAAAATACCACCATCATTTAAAAAATATATAAGGGAGATGGAAAAAGAAATAGAATTATTAAAGACGGTTCCATTAAATTTGAACCCTTATTACAAAAGAGAAGTAAATAAGTATATTAACAAAATACAAAAAACGACAAACTAAAAATGAAATCTATTAAGATTGATTTTCCCTCCATTACGGAAAACATTCGCATTGTAGAAAGTTTTATCGACAATGCGAAGGAAAAATATCAATTGACAGATGAGGTTTACGGTAACATAATGGTAGCTGTAACAGAGTCTGTAAACAACGCGATCCAGCATGGAAATAAGAATGTGATGGATAAAAGTGTATATTTATCACTAATATTTACCGAGGGGTCAATACAATTTGAAATAGAGGATGAAGGAGAGGGTTTCGATTATGAAACGCTTCCAGACCCTACTGCACCTGAAAACATTGACAAACCCGGTGGGCGTGGAATCTTTTTAATGAAACACCTTAGTGACGAAGTTGCATTTGAAGATGAGGGAAAAAGGGTGATATTAACTTTTTATCTTAACTAATGGATCAATCTATTTCTTTTCACTGCGAGGATATTTCATTTGATCTTCAATCAGAAAATCAGGTTAAAGAATGGATTAACCAGATGGCAGATTTTTACGATGTAAAAATCAATGATATCAATTATATCTTTTGCTCTGATAAATATTTATTAGATATCAATAAAGAATATTTGAATCATGATTATCTAACCGACATTATCACGTTTGACAATAGAGAATCTGAAAATGAAGAAGTAGAGAGTGATATATTTATAAGCATTGATCGTGTAAAAGACAACGCTGATTCTTTGGGTTTGTCGTTCAACGAGGAAATCAGAAGAGTAATTATACATGGATTTTTGCATCTGGTAGGATTTAAAGATAAAACAGATGAAGAATCAGATAATATGAGATTAGCTGAAGATAATGCATTAAACAAATACAACAAGATGTTCCACGTGGAACAATAATTATAATAAATAATCAGTAAGAAAATTATTACAACTGTTCCACGTGAAACACTTAACAATACTGTTCCACGTGGAACAATTTAATTATAGAACTATATGTTTCAAGAGTACGATGTTATTGTAGTTGGTGGTGGTCATGCAGGTTGTGAAGCTGCTTATTGTGCTGCTAAGATGGGATCTAAAGTTTTATTAGCTACCATGAATATGAATACTATAGCGCAGATGTCATGTAATCCGGCTATGGGTGGTGTGGCTAAAGGACAAATAGTCCGAGAGATAGATGCTTTAGGTGGAATGTCAGGTATTGTATCTGACAAATCAATGATCCAATTCAGGATGCTAAACATGTCTAAGGGTCCTGCAATGTGGTCTCCCAGAACACAAAATGATCGAATGCGGTTTGCGGAGGAATGGAGATTGGCATTAGAACGCAATACAAATGTTGACTTCTGGCAGGAGATGGTGACTGGCCTTGTTGTAAAAAACAATAAAGTTACCGGTATTCAAACTTCCCTGGGCTTAGAAATAGGAGCAAAAGCTGTCGTATTAACAAATGGAACATTCTTGAATGGCCTTATACATATAGGTGAAAAACAATTCGGAGGTGGAAGAGCAGGGGAAAGATCTGCAAAAGGTATTACAGAACAACTGGTATCTCTTGGTTTTGAATCTGGAAGAATGAAAACTGGTACACCTCCCAGAGTAGATGGTAGATCATTAGATTATAATAAAATGACAGAACAGGAGGGAGATGAAAATCCTGGGAAGTTTTCTTTTAGTGACGAAACAAAACCACTAATTCAACAAAGATCATGTTACATTACCTATACAAGTGAAGAAGTTCATGAAACATTGAGACAGGGTTTTGATCGATCTCCAATGTTTAATGGAAGAATACAGGGACTAGGACCGAGGTATTGTCCTTCCATTGAAGATAAAATAAATCGATTTGCGGAGAGAAACCGTCACCAGATATTTGTAGAACCAGAAGGATGGGACACTGTTGAAGTATACGTTAATGGTTTCAGTACATCTTTGCCTGAGGATATACAATACAACGCCCTAAAAAGATTGAAGGCTTCGAGAATGTTAAAATGTTTAGACCTGGCTATGCTATCGAATATGATTTCTTCCAGCCAACACAATTAAAAAATACTCTGGAAACTAAAGGTGTTGAAAACCTTTATTTCGCAGGACAGATAAATGGTACTACTGGTTATGAAGAAGCAGCTTGTCAGGGATTAATGGCAGGTATAAATGCTCATAATAAAATCAATGATAAAGACCCTTTTATTCTATCAAGAGACGAAGCATACATTGGAGTACTAATTGATGACCTGATCAATAAAGGTACTGAAGAACCGTATCGTATGTTTACATCCAGAGCTGAATTCAGAATTCTTCTTCGTCAGGATAATGCAGATCTTCGACTGACTGACATAGGTTATAACCTCGGGCTGGCTGATGAAAAAAGGGTAGAAGCGGTTAACAATAAAAGAACAGATCTTAAACATTTACTTAATGATCTGAATCAAAAAAAGGTTACCCCGAAAGAAGTTAATGAAACATTAACTGAAATGAATTCTGCAGGCCTTAAAGAAAAGCAAAGCCTGAGCCAACTTATAAAAAGACCAGAGCTCTCAATTAAAAAGGTTAAAGAATTGACTCCCGTAACGGATGAGTATCTTGGAAAATATCAAGACATCATTCTCGAGCAAGCAGAAATTCAGATCAAATACGATCATTATATTACCAAAGAAAAACAAATGGCCGAGAAGATGAAGAATATAGAAACTCATCGAATTCCTACAGCTTTTGATTATGATAAATTATCAGCCCTCTCAGCTGAAGGTAGGGAGAAACTAAAAAAGATATCTCCTGAAACCATTGGCCAGGCTTCAAGGATTAGCGGGGTTAGCCCTTCTGACATTTCAATATTAATGGTTTATTTAGGTAAATAATGAATAAGATAGAAATAAAAGATTGCCCCATCTGTGGGCATTCTTCTTTTATAGACATTTTTAAATGCAGAGATAATACAGTAAGCGGTGAACTTTTTCAGCTAGTAGAATGTAGAGACTGTGGGTTTAGATTTACTAGTCCAAGACCAGCAGATGAACATTTAGGTGAGTATTATAAAAGTGATACCTATATTTCTCATTCAGATACTGATGAAGGACTAACGAATAAAGTATATAAAAGGGTGAGGGATTTCAGTCTCAAAATTAAATACAATCTTGTTCGTAAATACAGTAAAGACAAAAATGGAAACCTACTGGACGTCGGAGCAGGAACCGGATACTTCGTTAACTTCTGCAATAGAAATGGTATGCAAGCAGAGGGATTTGAGCCTGATTCAGATGCTCGAAATGTAGCAAAAACAACACATGGTATTACCTTAATTGACAACTGGGAAAAGATAAATAAAAATTTTGATGTTATAACTATGTGGCATGTGTTGGAACATGTACCGGACTTGAAAAATCAATTTGAAAGGTTAAAAGCGATTCTTAAACTCAATGGAATCCTGATTATTGCAGTACCCAACAGAGAAAGTTTTGATGAGAAATATTATAAAAGTGATTGGGCAGCATATGATGTTCCCAGGCATTTATACCATTTCAGAAAAAATGATTTAATAAAATTAGCATCAGATTTTAATATTAAATTCGTTGATGATAAACCGATGTGGTTTGATGCTCCCTATGTTTCTATCCTTAGTGAAAAACATAAGAAATCATATATGGCAACAATCAAAGGAAGTATCTTTGGCATGATATCTAATTTAGCCTCATTATTTACAAACCAGCAATCCAGTAAAATATATATTTTTAGAAATGGGAAATAAATACTTTTTAATATTCATCTTTATATTAATAATTTCCTTATTTGGAAATTCTTGTGCCAACCAGGTTCCTCCAACTGGTGGACCTAAAGATACAATTCCCCCTGAGTTGGTTAATATATATCCCGATGATCAATCAACCAATGTAACTCCGAATGAAATAATTTTAGAGTTCAATGAAGATATTAAGGCAAATAAAATAAAAGAAGAACTAATAATAAGTCCCAGGATTGAAGACTATACATACAGTGTAAAAAGAAACAAACTTACTATTACTATTAATGATGAGCTTGATTCCAATACAACTTATACACTAAATTTCCGCGAGGCAATTGGAGATCTTAATGAAGATAATAGTCCGGAAAATTTATATCTGGCATTTAGTACCGGATCATATATTGACTCTCTTTCCATCGGTGGAAAAATAAAAGATCTATTCACAGGGGAACCTTCAAAACAAGCTATTGTAGGATTATATATTCCAAACGATACTGCAGATTTTAGAGAGGTTAAACCAAGATATGTTATAGAAACAAATGATTCAGGTTTATATAAATTTACAAATATTAAAAATGGAAGATATCTTCTGAGAGCTATAAAAGATCAAAATAGAAATCTCTTGCTCGAATCAAATTCCGAATCGTTTGCCTTTATACCAGATACCCTGGAATTAAATTCTTCTTTACAGCAGGTAAATATGGATATGATAAAAATCAATATCCAGGATATTAAATTAAACAATTCTAGACCTGACGGTTTAAATTTTGCTGTTAATTATAATAAAGGAATAAGTGTTGAAAAACTACAATCTATAAATGATAAAGAAATACCTGCATTCAATCTTTCTTCGAATAATAAAAAAGTAATATTCTATCCTGATACTACGATGATCGATAGTATCCATACAGTAATTACAGTATCCGATTCTATTGATAATACAGCGACAGATACTATATGGATTAAACGCAGACCATCGAGGAGAGGGAGCGAAGAGTTTACTACAAAAATTAATTCTGATAGAAAATTAGTATTAAATAATACTGTTTACTCAGAAATAATATCTAACAAACCCATAATTAAAATAATAAAAGATAGTTTAAAGCTATATTTAGATACAGTTTTGATAGATGAGGATAATTACCAGATAAATACTTCACTTATCAACGAATATAAAACTATTGCAGCCACTACTATATTATTTAATGATACCTCCTTCGTTTATGATATTATTAGAAATGATTCATTGAATAAAATCAACAGAAACAAAATCATTCTTAATTATAGTACCGCTTCATTTATATCAGTAAGAAATGATTCATCTCAAAGTTTAAATCAAAGTTTCACATTTCCAGACAGGGATA encodes the following:
- the ybeY gene encoding rRNA maturation RNase YbeY, with product MDQSISFHCEDISFDLQSENQVKEWINQMADFYDVKINDINYIFCSDKYLLDINKEYLNHDYLTDIITFDNRESENEEVESDIFISIDRVKDNADSLGLSFNEEIRRVIIHGFLHLVGFKDKTDEESDNMRLAEDNALNKYNKMFHVEQ
- a CDS encoding ATP-binding protein, yielding MKSIKIDFPSITENIRIVESFIDNAKEKYQLTDEVYGNIMVAVTESVNNAIQHGNKNVMDKSVYLSLIFTEGSIQFEIEDEGEGFDYETLPDPTAPENIDKPGGRGIFLMKHLSDEVAFEDEGKRVILTFYLN
- a CDS encoding methyltransferase domain-containing protein, which gives rise to MNKIEIKDCPICGHSSFIDIFKCRDNTVSGELFQLVECRDCGFRFTSPRPADEHLGEYYKSDTYISHSDTDEGLTNKVYKRVRDFSLKIKYNLVRKYSKDKNGNLLDVGAGTGYFVNFCNRNGMQAEGFEPDSDARNVAKTTHGITLIDNWEKINKNFDVITMWHVLEHVPDLKNQFERLKAILKLNGILIIAVPNRESFDEKYYKSDWAAYDVPRHLYHFRKNDLIKLASDFNIKFVDDKPMWFDAPYVSILSEKHKKSYMATIKGSIFGMISNLASLFTNQQSSKIYIFRNGK
- a CDS encoding Ig-like domain-containing protein, which codes for MGNKYFLIFIFILIISLFGNSCANQVPPTGGPKDTIPPELVNIYPDDQSTNVTPNEIILEFNEDIKANKIKEELIISPRIEDYTYSVKRNKLTITINDELDSNTTYTLNFREAIGDLNEDNSPENLYLAFSTGSYIDSLSIGGKIKDLFTGEPSKQAIVGLYIPNDTADFREVKPRYVIETNDSGLYKFTNIKNGRYLLRAIKDQNRNLLLESNSESFAFIPDTLELNSSLQQVNMDMIKINIQDIKLNNSRPDGLNFAVNYNKGISVEKLQSINDKEIPAFNLSSNNKKVIFYPDTTMIDSIHTVITVSDSIDNTATDTIWIKRRPSRRGSEEFTTKINSDRKLVLNNTVYSEIISNKPIIKIIKDSLKLYLDTVLIDEDNYQINTSLINEYKTIAATTILFNDTSFVYDIIRNDSLNKINRNKIILNYSTASFISVRNDSSQSLNQSFTFPDRDKYAILSGAIENLTSGAIIQLQKNNNVVYEKYVTEENPEYRFDFVEPGDYKMRIIVDQNNNRQHDIGNILKGILPEPIINNVKQFNLREKWEYTGENFDMDILLTSESSNVDKG